The genomic segment ATTCATTCTTATTATAGGACTTTCAAACGTGTTTCAAAGTTGATTATTACTCTCTTTCTTACTTCTTTAGAAACTATGCCCAACACTTTTCCCTtatttctcttgttttgtttgcgTGCAAGTAGAGCTTTACTTTGACTTGCCATTTTGAAAGTCTAAATGTAAATTCTAGCAAAATTAGAATTCAGCACAAAAATCTCATGGCTTTCACACAACTTGATGTAATCCATGTACATACTAATCCActtaagaaaaacaacaaatgagGATCTTCGTACCCTCTAATCTATTTGCTAGTCTAAATGTAATGTAACTAAGTTCTTGTTGTCTTTTTGCTATCCTATGTACAAAGAACTTGTGAATTATTCAAAACCATAGATTGGATAAATCCCTGAACACCAACTCCTCGTgtgatatatagatattttaggTGCAGTGTGTAGTTAGCTTCTCCAAAAATCTCTGGTCCAAAGATAGGGAATGTACAAGTCAAGCATTCCTATCACACCAACACCCACACACACCGTTACATTACAAATGACAAAGGCTGAAGAATGTACACACACAGTCACAAACAAAACCACCCATCCTATTTTCTGCCATCCTCGTTAATCCTTTTGAGCCACACGACCACCATTTCTCTCAACCTTCATAGTGTTCCTCAATCACTTCATCTTCCAGTATTGCAGTCAACAGTGAATACTTTACCTTCAATGAGATCTTCCCTTTCTCCACCAGTAACCTTGCACCTGATACAACCCAATACCCTGGTGATTCTTGTGGTCCTCTTGTCATCTCACTTGTATCCACAAATTTCAAAAGTTTGGGAGCTTGAGTCGGTACTGGTGGTCCACCAGGATAGATAGCCGAGTTTATATTTACATCTGCAGGTCGTGGTGGTGGCTTTTGCGCTGCAGTGAAATGATGGCTTATTAGCGTTGAGATGAGTCCTGATTTTGGAGCAAAGCCTACTGCTTCATCCCATTCAGAATTCTTTACAAGTGTAGCTCCCACAACTCTTGAGAAACAAAGGCGCAAGAACAGCACGTTCTTGAACCCGTGACTCTCTACATGGAGCTGCGCACCTGTTACTACTGAAAGATCATCTTCTGATTCAACCGGTGCTGTGCAGACGTGAGAGTAGTTCTTCCAGTTTACTTTCTCAAAGTATCGACGATCATGGGACTCTTGTCGCATACTTCTGTTTGGATCGTCTTCGAGTTGATATATCTTGGGAAGAGAGGAAAGGTGCTGCAAATGAATTGCCAAACGGTTGCTTCTTCTACCCTCTAGGTAGAGCCGCATGCCAGTGATTGGCCTCTTACCAACATCAACCTGAAACCAAGATAAACGAGAACAACATCTCAAGACTTGAGGACCTTTAAGCAAAATCTAACCGCAGTGCCTGCAGTGAAACGAACTTCATACCGGAGTGGTATTCACATATAGCTTAGGTCCAAAGAAACTGAATTGCAGAGACGCACAACTTTGTTGCTTGCGTTGCGGACCAAGAGGAAGTTCACTAAACACTGGTGCCCACTGCCTTGGTAGCTGAAACTCTAAAAACTGATGTAGCTCTTCAATCGGTGGCTTATCTACAAATACAAATCACAAGTAATGTTGGActgtaaaaagtaaaagaaactaCTGTTATGAAGAAATGCACACAGCGCAAATGATTTGTAGGCTTACATCTTAGGTACAGATTTATGGCATGGCTTAAGAATCCACTTCCTGGAACTCCATTAAGCAAAGACGTAATTGGGATAAAGGACATTGAGATCACATCAGGCTCCATCTGGACTGATTGCAGCCATTCATTATGCAATAGATTTCTATTATCATTTCCACCTCGCCTTTTGCACATGAAGACAATGTCCTACAAATACATGtaatttatgagaaaagaagCTAACACATACACACAAGATAAAATTCTCTAATGATCGGCTAAGTACCAATGGAAATTACCTCCTTATTTGCATAAGAGCCCAAGGAACTGGTATCTGCAAATCTCAGGCGTTGCTCCTTTGTTTCCACCTGAAACAAACGATAAAAGATAGGTATTACAGACTTGAGAGTTGCAAAACTAGATTGGTAGTAGTGATTCTTTTAGATGTCAAAAAGCCACAGCATAACTGACATTCACAAATAAGAAAAGTTCTGATGATGgtgaacaaaaatataacaattgttTCACTGACCTTACTACTTGCATGTACTTTTTCTGGAGCCATATTATGCACTCCGCTAGCTTCCACGAACCTCTTATCCGCCACCTCTTTTAACCTTTTCTGCAGATCCTCAGGTTGAAGTTTTGAGGAATGTTGTTGTTTTGCATAGATCACATCTTTTCCTCCCATCTTAACACCAACAATTATATGCGTCCCATAAATATCTATAAACCTGATAAAAGAAACATTTGGATAAGTGTTAGTCATAGATCCTCGCCCTCCATTTAAAAATCCTATCAAGATAGAAGATTCTTCTCATGTCATTGCAAAACCATCAAACAATTTCACAGACAATGTGCAGCTGTAAGTAACTTTCCATAGGTTTTTAATACATACgtttatgaatattacaatcctATTATGAAGAGAGCAGCAAATCACCTTGCCAATGCAGCAGGGTCCCATGTTGATGGGACAGCCTGCTTAACATGGTCACGGAGTAACATTTGAGATTTGTCCAAAGCAACCGTGTATAATGAGATGAATATCCCATCAAAAGCAAGGTTTTTGGTATAGGCTGCATCTTTCTGCCAACAGCTCGAGAATTCAAACATTGCGTTGAAGAGACCCGAGGGGATTTTACCAGCCAAAGATAGTTCCTGGTTGAACTGCTCTGCCATCTAAAAAACCATAAGATAGTTAATAACTAAGCATCAAGAACGCTATTTTAGGAAATGATCTCTCAATCTTGCTAAAGGGTTTCAAAACCTACAACAAGCAATAGATTATACTTGATGGACCAACGGAAACTAGAGTTTCTAAGTTTGTAAAGACATAACCACAAATTGAAACAAGGGgtaaacaaaaagagataaactttGGTACCTGTTGGAAAGGGAGAATATCAGACCTAAAGCGCATACGCTCGCCTTTATCGCATTTGATAGACTTGGAAACATTAGGGATGGAGATACCACCAGGCAAAAGAATCTCGCAATTGTCATCACCTTCTTTAATATCAAGCAATCTAGAATCTTTGGAGCCTCCTTTGCAATACTTCAACCTTACATCAATAGCTAAATCATAACCGCAGCCAATGGATCCAATCGCAACTTCAGCTGCTTTAGAAGCTGGTAGCCGAAGTGCCATGCTTCACTACCGCAAAGGCTTTCAAATATTAGCCTCTAAAACAATCAAAGCACCctgcttttgttgttttttgtttggtctgcaaaaaaagaaatgatgacaCGAATTGAAATCACAAATCTGAAACTCAAAGAAGAGATAATCGAAATCATGATTTctaaatatagacaaaaacaaaacaaaaaaagactgtAGCTTTACGACCTAGACGGGAATCTTTGAACATACGACTAAGTCCAAAATGtctcaaaaagagaaaaaaatcattgtaaAAGTCAAAGAGTAAGACTACAAAGAAACATTAAGactttgaagaaacaaagaacaattaAGGGCAAAAgcaatatttgtaatttaaagaaagaaaaaaagaagaagttgggAGTTCAAATACGTTTTCAAGGCATATGTCT from the Camelina sativa cultivar DH55 chromosome 12, Cs, whole genome shotgun sequence genome contains:
- the LOC104731026 gene encoding MACPF domain-containing protein At4g24290 — translated: MALRLPASKAAEVAIGSIGCGYDLAIDVRLKYCKGGSKDSRLLDIKEGDDNCEILLPGGISIPNVSKSIKCDKGERMRFRSDILPFQQMAEQFNQELSLAGKIPSGLFNAMFEFSSCWQKDAAYTKNLAFDGIFISLYTVALDKSQMLLRDHVKQAVPSTWDPAALARFIDIYGTHIIVGVKMGGKDVIYAKQQHSSKLQPEDLQKRLKEVADKRFVEASGVHNMAPEKVHASSKVETKEQRLRFADTSSLGSYANKEDIVFMCKRRGGNDNRNLLHNEWLQSVQMEPDVISMSFIPITSLLNGVPGSGFLSHAINLYLRYKPPIEELHQFLEFQLPRQWAPVFSELPLGPQRKQQSCASLQFSFFGPKLYVNTTPVDVGKRPITGMRLYLEGRRSNRLAIHLQHLSSLPKIYQLEDDPNRSMRQESHDRRYFEKVNWKNYSHVCTAPVESEDDLSVVTGAQLHVESHGFKNVLFLRLCFSRVVGATLVKNSEWDEAVGFAPKSGLISTLISHHFTAAQKPPPRPADVNINSAIYPGGPPVPTQAPKLLKFVDTSEMTRGPQESPGYWVVSGARLLVEKGKISLKVKYSLLTAILEDEVIEEHYEG